ACCAGATGGATAACCGCTGGGAAAACCGCTGGGAAAACCGCTGGGAAGACCGCTGGGAAGACCGCTGGGAAGACCGCTGGGAAAACCACTGCTGTACCCCGATCCAGAAAACTGAGATCCAGATGCTTCTTGCTCCCCGGATTGCTGGGGCGTCATGTCAATGCCGCTGGGGTCGACAAACACGATGCCAGAAAACCCACCAGAGCCGGAAGCAgacatatctcctgatccagaGACACTTCCATCCACCAGGGGGACCTCCTTGCCATCGCCACTACCACTGATGTCCCCGCTTCCACTGCTGAAGCCTGACCCTGACGTAATGGTGCCAGATCCAGATTCAGCTCCAGATGTGCTACCCAAATCTCCAGGGGGGATGAAAACACCACTGCCCTCCTTCCCCTCCTGTGGGCTTCCAGAGGCGGACGGCTCGCCGGAAAGCACATCAGGGAGCCCGCTGAAGGTGACGGTCTGTCCTGAACCGGATGTGTCACCGCTGGAGGTGGATGTGGAAGAGTCCCCTGAGATGTCGCCGCTGGCCGAATGCTCAGCTGAACCGGAGCCCGACGCATCGACTGGTACTGGAAGGAAGACCGTTCAATGTATGAAGGGGTAGAAAGACAACAAAGATAAGATTAGGAGCTTGGCTTCTCAGAAGATTTcagttttatctttaataagGTCAAACACGTTTTCAAAGTGGATCGGTTCAAAGCTTTGAAGAGCAGAGTTCAGTTTATCGGCATGTAAGCCTGAGATGCATGCTGGTATCGTGGTGTATAAAGGCTTCAGAAAACTCCAAACAATGATCAAATTCTGCAAAATATACACATACATTTTTAGCGAATGCTTATTGTATATTTTGGCTTAAGTTAATCCatccaaaacaaaatactaataAATAACTGTTGAAGATAGCAATACCAGAACCGCAACAATCAGTGGGTTTAGTTCATCGGAACAGCAGTATGAATCCTCTTTAATGAAGAAAGTCTTAGGTATAAAATAATTAAGCCATTTAGTGTCAAATCTTATGCAGctctcgaaaaaaaaaaaggggcaaaTCAATTATCAAAAAGAAATCTGATGATGCAAAATGCATATGGTAGCAGAACGGATCTAAAAAGTACTGCAATTCATGATCCTGTTACAATAATGCCTTTTGGAAGTAGTGTTGAGTTGTTGTGTCACCATGTCTTCTCTGACATTAAAAACATTCACTACGAGTATTTCAACCTCTTACCTGAATAAGGCTTTGTCATTTGCAGCCATCTTACCTGTAGTTTCATATGTATTGCTTGTTTTGTTGATAACCTCAAAGTCGATCGTTTTCACAGTCGTTTCATTGTAGCTGGCAGTAGGTTGAACTAAAAgcgaaaacaaaacaataccaAAAGCGATGTAAAATTTCCAGCATAAACACCCGTGCTCATGAACATCACTGCAGTGCCGTGATAATCAGCAGGACAGTGAAAAGGCCAAACAGGTCAACATTATAAGCACAGATCAAAAATCCTTGTTTTTTCTCACCAGGGGGAGCAACGTGAATCGGTCTGACGGTTATACTCTCAATGGCATCTGTAATCTCTATCGTCTGATTGTCGGAGGTGACATTTTCGGAATGAACAACAGGAATGTGAGCTGCACAAGACAAAAACGAGGAAACATGTTATTTCTAAGAAGAATGACAGTTTTGAGTCAAACTACCTAAAAACAGCATATTTGTAacaggatccccaggggtttgattacttaattttagcttccctggGGATGACTTTGGTATTGTTCATATGTCAGTTTGTCTGATGTGGGTCCCGTCATTAGTCAGTTTCTGTTGATTATTATTTCAGTAGTTCTGTTGGATCCTTATTCTCCTACCAACCTACACTGCATCCTGCACCACTTCCAGCACCCAGGAACAGTcaccaggatcctgtttgtagaGTTCAACATGATCAACCCAGACATCATCCACCAGAAGCTCGCCGAGCTCACAGTGCACCCCCCAGGGGTGTGTTTTATCTCCCTACTCATCTCTGTACACAAATGGCTGCCCCTCAACGAACCGGTCTGAGAAACTCACGAAGTTCGCACACTACGCCGCTGTCATTGGTCCAGGATGACGATgagtctgcatacagacagCCGGTGGATCCGCTGGTCCACTGGTAcggtcagaaccacctggagcttaaGGCGCTAGAGACAGTGGAGACTACGGTGGACTTCCGGAGAACTCCCCGTACACTGCCTCCCCTCACCACCCTCAGTCCATCCTATGttcatccatcactgtgtggtttggcacCAAACACACAACAGGACAAGTCCAGACGTCAACAAACAATCATGTCTACACAGAGGATTGTTGGGGCTGTCCTTCCCTCCATTCAGAACTTGTGCCAGTGTCAGAAAGAGGGCCACTAACATctccgcacacacacacacacacacacacacacacacatggttTAGACTCTTATTATTAGGTCAGCACCACAGAGCGCTGCAGAGACAGTCTCTTTCCCCAGGCTGTCACTGTGATAAACACTCAATAGTCAGAGTACCCAGATCAATATCATGCTCATTTGCACTACTCCAGTCCACTAGCCACAGCCCTGGCTGATAAACCTAATTAGTGTTTAACCAGGAGGGGAAATGATGCTTTCTCTTTAGGCTGGGTAGTTTTGCATAGCCTTTTCCCATTATCAAATGAAGTCAACATTTGAAagcagttttatgtttttactcaAGTTATCTTTGTCTGTTATTAAAGTCATTCCCACCTCTAAAGCAGTAGGCATCGTAGCGTGAGTGCTCATCAGGAAATCCCGTCTGGTTGGGGAACTGGTAAATGGTGTGCACCCCAGCCTGGCCGCCTCCGCAGTAAGACTTGGGGGTTGTGATGGGGTAGCGGACGCTGCGATCCATGAGCCAGCCAGGGGTGCATTTGTCTAGTCCCAGTTTCCAGGCGGCGTACAGCTGCCCGGGGTTGGCCAGGGTGCTGTTGAGTTTCTGGCAGTGCTGCACGGCGTCATCGTAGGCGAAGCTGTCATAGTCGGTGGTGAAGAAGACCTCGCCTGGCAGACAGAGGGATGCATGAGTATATTCAAAGGGGTTTAGGATGAGCTGAGTGGAttattttcttctaattttaaaactGGTATATTGGTTTTCTAACCTTTTCAATAGTAAATTTGAACTTTTAAAAGTACCACCCACCATACTGGGAGACATTAATAAATAGAAGCACAAcaggatttagatttttttagttcgaaaaaaagttattttccgTAAGCGCCGATGGATTAAAGGAGGCTGTTTAGTTATGCGTTTCACTTTTATCTCAGAAATTAATATTTTCAAGTTTTGGGTTAAAACAATAACACCTTGGTGCCCCTTAAGGCAGATTTCTAAGTGTCAACGTTTGAGAGACCTCACCAACCTCATCCTCAAAATTTAACATGGCTGCCGCCTTGCATGTGATACATTGTGAAATACACTTTGAATTTATGATGGCAGGTTTGCCTGTTTACAGAGCATATCCAACCCACTGGTTCCTGAAGTGGGATCTGGAACAGTTGAATCCAGAAGCAGCGTCAACCTTCTGAGCTGCATGCAACCCAGTAGGGGTCGTCAGTTTTGAACGGATGCTGATGAAGCAATTAGCTTATTATGTCTGCTTTAGTCTTTGCTTCATTTTAATCTTgacttttttcatatttaccCGGGAATCAACACAGCTACTATTTTCCTCTGAGAACCCCTACATGCAGAGTGTTAGAACCATGGTGCTATTCCATTAATTGTTCATTTCTTTTCAGGATTTAAGCATTTGGGTTCACCTTTTAAACCATCCACGTAACAAAAGACATCGTAGCGTTCGATGGCTGGTCTCAGGCCGTACGATCTCACTCCCGGAAGGTTGAGCAGGTTACCAGCGCAGTTTTCTCTGGGTGACACAATCGGATACCTAAGCAAAAGAAGCAGGCGtcacatttaaatcatgaagcagttttgtgaaaaaaaaaaaaagaacatcatcaCTGGCTACGCTGCCACTGATCAGGTCAAAGTAAACAatataaatcagttttgtgGACGCCTTGTCAAGCTCACCGCACGGTTTGGTCGCGCAGCCAGCCAGCGTCGCATTGGTGCAGGCCTCTCTCAAAGGCGGCATGCAGCTGCTGGGGGCTGGCGATGACGGCTCCGACACTCCGGCAAGCCTGCTGGGCCTCCGAGAAGGTCAGAGTATACCGGCCAGTGATGGGCCTGTAGTGGAACACCACACCTAGGACAGCAGAGggagggaagaaagaaagataaaagGCGTCTCACAAAGGACTGTGAAGTCAATTTATTTAGGAAGCACATTTAGAAACAAGATCTGATAGCAGAGTGCTGTACAACTTGTAGaatgtagaagaaaaaaaacaaagaacgaCTTAACAGACAGGGAAGACCACAATTTAGACAGGTTTGAAAGCCTGTGCATAAAAATGGCTtttgaaatgaaattaaaaaaactatttaatgtGGGGGCAGTCCTAATGTGCAAGGTCAGTCTATTACTCGGTTTGGAGCAGCTTCTGCAAAAGCCCAATGTTCTCTGCTTTAAACAGGATTCGCAACAATTATAAGATATTTTTCATCAGACCTTTGTGATCTAGCGGGAATATGTGGATATAGTTAAGAGATCACTGAGATAATGTGGTGCCACctgtttaaagatttaaaaacaaacaatcaaatcTTAAAATCACACAGGCAGCCAGTGCAAAGAAGCCAGCAGGGGAGTCATTTGGCCTTTTGCGTGTGCCAGATAAATTCTTGCTGCAGCAATTGTAGTCAGCCAACCTGCAACGCTCTAATGCCAACATAAAGACTGTGGCAATAGTCCGGGTGTGATGAAATTAGGACGTGGATGACAATTCAAGGTCACCCAAAAAGCAGAAGCAGATTTAAACTTTGTTATAATTCTtcactgaaagtcacatgacaGCATTTATCTGtttgttaaagtttaaaatgtaatccAGGATGACTCCCAGATTTCTGCAAGAGGCTCTTATGTAATTTCTTAAAGGGAAAAGTACTATGCAGTGAGAAGCTCCAAAatgtagtttatttatatgatGGAAAATGACAATAGATTTCCTCTCAAGGCACGACACAAATTAGGCCAAATGACATCCAGTTGTATATGCTACAGGTTGATTCAAattcagtaagaaaaaaaatgagaacTCCAATCCCTcgaatatacagtatgttatcAAAATGGCTTTCAGTGCAATTTAATCTTAGTTATGGTATGGTGCATTCAGTCAGTTAATCCTATGATGACAATTGGTAGAAAATTATCTAAAGTTTAGTCCATTGCTCTGTCAGTAATTTAGTAACAATCCCAAGCAAGCACTAGCAACAGTGGACAGGAACCACTTTAAGAGATCTACAGCAGAAACATACTCAATATGAGCGGCCATCTGCTGAAACCAACTGGGGGCTAAGAGGACAGAGCAGGCacaggaaaaacacaaaggCACCGTTTTATgataaagggggaaaaatagaGTCAGCAACGCCTCTCTCAATGGCTTCAGCTGGGAGACAAATCAGTAAAATATAGAAGCTCTGCAGTTCGTAATGTCATTCAGTGGTGTATTTCACTGCCCATTAAGATATTTTTTGATATTGTTTGATCCAAGttaataatttattgttttcaagTGAAATGGAAAAAGCAGAGAAAGCTGTCAAATAAAGTCCCTGCTTTAGTGCACATACAATTTACCTTAAAAAAAGTGTCTTGTCTCAGATGGACTGTTGCTTGTGCAAATTCCTAATACTGTTATAAATTTAGATCAAGTGACCATGGAAATCagatctctgtctgtctgtctatctatctatctatctatctatctatctatctatctatctatctatctatctatctatctatctatctatctatctatctatctatctatctatctctccaTGAAACTTCACTACATCAGCTTGCGCCCTTGTTTTGcacactttgtgtttttttttcttctacaaaaTATCTTGAAAATGATCAAAGGTTGTTTTCATTCATTagccatttaaaaatgttacctGTGGGACTCATCTCCACATCTTCACCTGGCAGTGGGGAGAGAGTTACTACTCCTCCAGTCTTGATCTCTTTTGTCCCAGGGGGAGGCGTTGTGGCTGGGTACTGCTCAGGGGGCGTTACATACTGGATGAAGACTGGGAAAGGTGTGGTCCTCCCAGGCACAGCATCTTCATCTCCACTCTCTGAGGAGTCAGGATGGTATGATGTTTACACTTTTATGACTGACCCTTACCACACAATTAAAGACATAGAGTCAAATTTCTCATTAGTAAAGACAACTAACCTTtcaaaaattatataatatCCTACTATATATTTGATAGTATTTAATATACTCttgttagattattttattttcaggctCAGGACTCTTGAATATCGGAAGTTCTCAATCAACCACCGACCTTGGAAGCAGATCGCATCATAGCGAGAGTCTGGGTGGGGGTATCCAGTTTGGTTGGGGAACAACCAAACAGTTCTTACTCCTACAAGCCCCCCTCCACATTGAGGCCTGGGGATGTTGATTGGGTAGCGCACACTGCGGTCTGCCAGCCAACCGGCGTTACACACATCCATGCCGTTCTTCCATGAAAGGTACAGCTCTCCGGTGGTGGCCAGCCTCGCACCCAGTTTGACGCACTGGTCTTGGGCTTCTTGGAAGCTAAACTTGTCAACAGACATGGAGTAGAAGACTCTGCCTGGGAGGAGAGAGAGCaatgaagaacaaaaatgaaaaaaaataaataaaacgcaGGTCTGTTTACACCGAAAAAGGTCACAGGTTACACTGTCATTGTTCACTGTGAGTACCTGACATCTTTTCAGCAAAGCAGTACACGTCATACGTTTCGTTAACGTCTCTAACGCCATAGGTTCTCACTCCAGGAAAGTTTTCCTTATCTCCAAAGCAAGGTTCCCGAGGTTCATGAATGGGGTACCTTgagaaaagaacagaaagtTTGGTCTCCTTGGTCGTCATATTTAACATtctaaacatttctttttctgatCTTTAATGCATTGAACAACTTAGTGGGCATTCTGAAGGCAGAGTATCGAACTAATCTCTCAAGCTCTGGTAATGGGACGATGGATGTTCTCCTCTACCTGACAGTTTGATCTGAAAGCCATCCAGCATCACACTGGTGGTATCCGTCGTCGTAAGCAGCTTGAAGCTGTGCGGGGGTAGCGATGGTGGCATTGTTCTGGATACAGGCCTTTTTGGCTTTTTCAAATGTTAGAGTGTAGCGGGTGGAGATGGCACGATAGTGAAATACAAtacctgtgaaaaaaacatgaattaagTCAATGTTATCGTTTTTGGTAAAACCTTCTatgacaaatcttttttttctctttctcttctttccCTGTTTCATTATAGCCAACAATCAAACACAAGTCAGTATCTAGAAGCATGCGGAGGGGTACAGAAAGGCCATCTGTGGAGTAATCAGAGTTTACGTTGTAATAAACAAAGCTGAATAAATATGAAGCATACCTTGAACCTGGATGTTTACAGAGTCCTTGCTTCCCTCAATGCCATGGACCACCTCACAGAGGTAGGTCCCAGAGTCTTTGGACCTTAGCTCTGTTATCTCAATGGTAGCGTCAGTAGGAACCTGCGGGTAGTTGACCAATGTCACCCTGTCCAAATACTCTGTCTCAACATGGACCTTCCCCTCCGACGCCACCAGGATTTGGGAGACCTTCTCCTTGGTGACATAGGACCATTTGATTCGATGGGATAGCGGGTTGATGATGGTTGCCTTGGGATCTTTCATGGTGAAGTAGCATGGCACCTCTACCTTGCCTCCCAGCAGAGGACGGAAAGGAATCATCACAGGGATGCTGACGTGCAATGAGCCGTCTTCATCTGCAGTGAAAATAGATTGATGATGATGCAATTCATGCAGTGATAGGCACGTAGTCATATGCACcattaaaatgaaatgtttttgcaaGGGAAAAACTGCCACGGTGCCATTGGCCATGTGAAATaaaaagtcaagttcaatccaCTTCCACTTTATGAAAAACTATCTTGATGGGTTATGGTTATAGGGGTGTATAGCCTTGGTTTCAACATATATAAAACCTTTCCAAATACTGTACTTGTCATAGACGAATACCTACCACAACTTTATTGATAGCTATGCGGATCTCCAATATACTTGAATATGTGCTGGCCACAATTCAAGGCTATACAAATATGGCCCAGCCAACACTGGCGGTGATGTCTATGAAAGctttagaaacatttttagGGTGAGATTTATTACTGACATATTAAAATCTTCCAAAAAATGGAAATGTgaggtacaacacaaagtattcatggTTTGTCAACCATGTAGCCttaatttttattagattttttaattattattattgctctTACGTTAATTTCATAGTACATTGGATCTCAAACCTCCAGCAACGTGTACTCTGAAGCAGACCTGGGCACACCCATTTATCATACTTGGCTAAATACAGCCACTTTTGATGGAGTGACCAATATCGCTagacaaacacattttctagactaaaaaaaacaaacaatcgcACCAAAAAAGTTTGCAAACATATAAAGGGTGAGACCTTTGATAAGTTTTGTCAAATGGAAATTGCTAGCTGACTGTATCGTAATGTATACTTATGTTTGTGAAAGGCTGATCTCATGAAGCACCTTGCAACCAAGACAGAAACACTTGATCCACTCTGCGTGGACCTCTTTAACTGTCTGGC
This genomic stretch from Fundulus heteroclitus isolate FHET01 chromosome 2, MU-UCD_Fhet_4.1, whole genome shotgun sequence harbors:
- the acanb gene encoding aggrecan core protein encodes the protein MTTLLLLCVSLPVIFGTTVKGPYDEDGSLHVSIPVMIPFRPLLGGKVEVPCYFTMKDPKATIINPLSHRIKWSYVTKEKVSQILVASEGKVHVETEYLDRVTLVNYPQVPTDATIEITELRSKDSGTYLCEVVHGIEGSKDSVNIQVQGIVFHYRAISTRYTLTFEKAKKACIQNNATIATPAQLQAAYDDGYHQCDAGWLSDQTVRYPIHEPREPCFGDKENFPGVRTYGVRDVNETYDVYCFAEKMSGRVFYSMSVDKFSFQEAQDQCVKLGARLATTGELYLSWKNGMDVCNAGWLADRSVRYPINIPRPQCGGGLVGVRTVWLFPNQTGYPHPDSRYDAICFQESGDEDAVPGRTTPFPVFIQYVTPPEQYPATTPPPGTKEIKTGGVVTLSPLPGEDVEMSPTGVVFHYRPITGRYTLTFSEAQQACRSVGAVIASPQQLHAAFERGLHQCDAGWLRDQTVRYPIVSPRENCAGNLLNLPGVRSYGLRPAIERYDVFCYVDGLKGEVFFTTDYDSFAYDDAVQHCQKLNSTLANPGQLYAAWKLGLDKCTPGWLMDRSVRYPITTPKSYCGGGQAGVHTIYQFPNQTGFPDEHSRYDAYCFRAHIPVVHSENVTSDNQTIEITDAIESITVRPIHVAPPGEKKQGFLICAYNVDLFGLFTVLLIIQPTASYNETTVKTIDFEVINKTSNTYETTVPVDASGSGSAEHSASGDISGDSSTSTSSGDTSGSGQTVTFSGLPDVLSGEPSASGSPQEGKEGSGVFIPPGDLGSTSGAESGSGTITSGSGFSSGSGDISGSGDGKEVPLVDGSVSGSGDMSASGSGGFSGIVFVDPSGIDMTPQQSGEQEASGSQFSGSGYSSGFPSGLPSGLPSGLPSGFPSGFPSGYPSGASGSGSSSGDPFPKYDKVIFITKDEKAKAIIDIAEEGRGVVEISGEGSGSGIHHQYSGSSGQSSGSGAPTVKAYTEYIPTVDQSGSGGSTEESYSATAAYSLTPDTIYARPTVAPVASLVTPAVEDHPEVDEAKEGCPGDWVEFGSSCYLHSDERLTWSEAEQRCGELGGHLVSIGSLEEQHFVNSNGENYQWIGLNDKDVQSEFHWTDGSPLSFENWRPNQPDNYFGSGEDCVVMIWHEEGQWNDVPCNYHLPFTCKMAPVMCGAPPEVEHGIPMGGSRDRYPVNSMIRYQCNPGFTQRHLSVIHCMANGEWEEPQVQCIEAGANSNRLHKRSLRRRSKGVSSQQEQRELL